One Kribbella sp. NBC_00662 genomic region harbors:
- a CDS encoding zinc-dependent metalloprotease, producing MSTAEGETTTEMVDWQLANGVARKLLRPGPAVSRAEAEQVVADLRRFAAESEGHVREFTGLQATSATAPVVIVDRPGWVQANADGFRTVLQPLADKLREKADRTAGLSSAVGSRVTGIEAGALLAFLSSRVLGQFDPFYPAQPDPDRPHLTGRLLLVAPNVMHVETELDVVPRDFRLWVCLHEETHRVQFTAVPWLRDHLRSEIALFLDQAELDASAYAAMFREAVQRLGRSVRGEADLSLVDLMQSPEQRAVLDRLTAVMSLLEGHADFVMDGVGPSVIPTVENIRSKFTSRRQSGNPVDQLLKRLLGLDAKLRQYKDGAAFVRRVVDQVGMEGFNRVWTGPNTLPTKTEIANPDAWVTRLHG from the coding sequence ATGAGTACGGCTGAAGGCGAGACCACGACCGAGATGGTCGACTGGCAGCTGGCGAACGGTGTGGCGCGGAAGTTGCTGCGCCCCGGGCCGGCGGTCAGCCGCGCGGAAGCGGAGCAGGTGGTCGCCGACCTGCGTCGGTTCGCGGCCGAGTCCGAGGGGCACGTGCGCGAGTTCACCGGGCTGCAGGCCACGTCGGCCACGGCGCCGGTGGTGATCGTGGACCGGCCCGGTTGGGTGCAGGCCAACGCGGACGGCTTCCGGACCGTACTGCAGCCGCTGGCGGACAAGCTGCGCGAGAAGGCGGACCGGACGGCCGGTCTGTCCTCGGCGGTCGGCTCGCGGGTGACCGGGATCGAGGCCGGTGCGCTCCTGGCGTTCCTGTCGTCGCGGGTGCTCGGCCAGTTCGACCCGTTCTACCCGGCACAGCCGGACCCTGACCGGCCGCACCTGACCGGTCGGTTGCTGCTCGTGGCGCCCAACGTCATGCACGTGGAGACCGAGCTCGACGTCGTACCGCGGGACTTCCGGCTGTGGGTGTGTCTGCATGAGGAGACCCACCGGGTGCAGTTCACCGCCGTGCCGTGGCTGCGGGACCACCTGCGGTCGGAGATCGCCCTGTTCCTCGACCAGGCCGAGCTGGACGCATCGGCGTACGCCGCGATGTTCCGGGAGGCCGTGCAGCGGCTGGGGCGGTCGGTGCGTGGTGAGGCCGACCTGAGCCTGGTGGACCTGATGCAGTCGCCGGAGCAGCGTGCCGTGCTCGACCGGCTGACCGCCGTCATGTCGTTGCTGGAGGGCCACGCGGACTTCGTGATGGACGGGGTCGGTCCGTCGGTCATTCCGACCGTCGAGAACATCCGGTCCAAGTTCACGTCCCGCCGGCAGAGCGGCAACCCGGTCGACCAGCTGCTGAAGCGGCTGCTCGGGCTGGACGCGAAGCTGCGGCAGTACAAGGACGGTGCCGCGTTCGTACGCCGCGTGGTCGACCAGGTCGGTATGGAGGGTTTCAACCGGGTCTGGACCGGACCGAACACGCTGCCGACCAAGACCGAGATCGCGAACCCCGATGCCTGGGTCACCCGACTCCACGGCTGA
- a CDS encoding endonuclease/exonuclease/phosphatase family protein: MRKLLTVLVGFLVAVPTVAAANPDAGRPERPLTVMTYNIHHGAGIDGVLDLERIAVLIEQSGADVIGLQEVDRHWDVRSNWVDQPAWFAERLKMHYAYAANLDLPPVNPGEPRRQYGTAILSKYPIKNFENTLLPLYPTGEQRGLAVAKIKVRGADLRFANTHLTSNSNAERLEQAQKVVELLGKSKTPTLLVGDLNATPEAPEIKTLTAVYDDTWTEVGVGPGYTIEAGNPTKRIDFQLHSAGLRAVKAAVPVTPASDHLPVVASFALR; encoded by the coding sequence ATGCGTAAATTGCTGACGGTCCTGGTGGGGTTCCTGGTTGCGGTGCCGACCGTCGCCGCGGCGAATCCCGACGCCGGGCGGCCGGAGCGGCCGTTGACGGTGATGACGTACAACATCCATCACGGCGCGGGGATCGACGGTGTCCTCGATCTCGAGCGGATCGCCGTACTGATCGAGCAGTCCGGGGCCGACGTGATCGGCCTCCAGGAGGTCGACCGGCACTGGGACGTGCGGAGCAACTGGGTGGACCAGCCGGCCTGGTTCGCCGAGCGGCTCAAGATGCACTACGCGTACGCCGCCAACCTCGACCTCCCGCCCGTCAACCCGGGCGAGCCGCGGCGCCAGTACGGCACCGCGATCCTGTCGAAGTACCCGATCAAGAACTTCGAGAACACGCTGCTGCCGCTGTACCCGACCGGCGAGCAGCGCGGTCTCGCGGTGGCGAAGATCAAGGTCCGTGGGGCCGACCTACGGTTCGCGAACACGCACCTGACCAGCAACAGCAACGCCGAGCGGCTGGAGCAGGCGCAGAAGGTCGTCGAGCTGCTCGGCAAGTCGAAGACCCCGACGCTGCTGGTGGGCGACCTGAACGCGACGCCGGAGGCGCCGGAGATCAAGACCCTGACCGCCGTGTACGACGACACCTGGACCGAGGTCGGCGTCGGCCCCGGCTATACGATCGAGGCGGGCAACCCGACCAAGCGGATCGACTTCCAGCTGCACAGCGCGGGCCTGCGCGCGGTCAAGGCCGCCGTGCCGGTCACGCCGGCTTCGGACCACCTCCCGGTGGTCGCCTCGTTCGCCCTCCGCTGA
- the hpt gene encoding hypoxanthine phosphoribosyltransferase, whose amino-acid sequence MDAADIEKDLTKIHYTEDQILAKLRELAARIEADYEGKDLLLVGVLRGAVMVMADLARSFSRHVEMDWMAISSYGSGTKSSGVVRIQKDLDTDITNRHVLIVEDIIDTGLTLSWLVSNLESRKPASLELCTAFVKPDAAKMRVPVKYVGLELPDEFVVGYGLDYAEKYRNLRCVATLAPHVYS is encoded by the coding sequence GTGGATGCGGCGGACATCGAGAAGGACCTGACCAAGATCCATTACACCGAGGACCAGATCCTCGCGAAGCTGCGGGAGCTGGCAGCGCGGATCGAGGCCGATTACGAGGGCAAGGACCTGTTGCTGGTCGGTGTCCTGCGCGGCGCGGTGATGGTGATGGCCGACCTGGCCAGGTCGTTCAGCCGGCACGTGGAGATGGACTGGATGGCCATCTCGTCGTACGGCTCGGGCACCAAGTCGTCGGGTGTGGTGCGGATCCAGAAGGACCTGGACACCGACATCACCAACCGGCACGTGCTGATCGTCGAGGACATCATCGACACCGGGCTCACGCTGAGCTGGCTGGTCAGCAACCTGGAGTCACGCAAACCCGCCTCGCTCGAGCTGTGCACGGCGTTCGTGAAGCCGGACGCGGCGAAGATGCGGGTCCCGGTGAAGTACGTCGGCCTGGAACTGCCGGACGAGTTCGTCGTCGGCTACGGTCTGGACTACGCCGAGAAGTACCGGAACCTGCGCTGTGTGGCCACGCTGGCCCCGCACGTCTACTCCTGA
- a CDS encoding SDR family oxidoreductase: MQEHVVIVGGSSGVGRALATELVAQGSEVTIAGRSPEKLDAVRRELGVHTVAMDLGIEQDIERLLATTGKVNHIVTTAADVGGAYQPISEYDVDAARSAVDSKLLGPLLLAKHGASVLEPGGSIVFTSGIAAYRPGPRASLLAALNGALASLAAALAVELAPLRVNVVSPGWVDTPIWQDVAGDAAPATLAAMADRLPVGRIGRTQDIAAAIIALLRNGFITGTVLHADGGHRLV, translated from the coding sequence GTGCAGGAACACGTAGTGATCGTCGGCGGCAGCTCCGGCGTGGGCCGCGCGCTGGCCACCGAGCTCGTTGCCCAAGGCAGCGAGGTCACGATCGCCGGCCGGTCACCCGAGAAGCTCGACGCGGTACGCCGGGAACTCGGGGTCCACACCGTTGCCATGGACCTCGGCATCGAGCAGGACATCGAGCGGCTCCTCGCCACCACCGGCAAGGTGAACCACATCGTCACGACCGCCGCGGACGTCGGCGGCGCCTACCAGCCGATCAGCGAGTACGACGTGGACGCGGCCCGTTCCGCGGTCGACTCCAAGCTGCTCGGGCCGCTGCTGCTGGCCAAGCACGGCGCATCGGTACTCGAACCCGGCGGCTCGATCGTCTTCACCTCGGGCATCGCGGCGTACCGTCCCGGACCGCGCGCATCGTTGCTCGCGGCACTCAACGGCGCACTGGCGTCACTCGCCGCGGCGCTCGCGGTCGAGCTCGCACCGCTCCGGGTCAACGTGGTGTCGCCCGGCTGGGTCGACACCCCGATCTGGCAGGACGTCGCTGGCGACGCCGCGCCCGCGACCCTGGCCGCGATGGCGGACCGCCTCCCGGTCGGCCGTATCGGCCGGACCCAGGACATCGCGGCCGCCATCATCGCCCTGCTGCGCAATGGTTTCATCACCGGCACCGTTCTTCACGCCGACGGCGGACACCGGCTGGTCTAG
- the dacB gene encoding D-alanyl-D-alanine carboxypeptidase/D-alanyl-D-alanine-endopeptidase, whose amino-acid sequence MARPARAAFVTLLTTALCASMGAGLVSTAGAVPGSVQTTQQAPPVLAPATTEGVAPTAAGVGKALAAVLKDPSLGTHHGVYVYDASRGKPVFSVGTATPYTPASTLKLLTTVSALATLGPDHTFATKVVSAGKGSIVLVGGGDPLLAVRQAPDYPARATLQTLAASTAKALKAQGTTRVTLGYDASLFTGPAANANWEANYIPEGIAAPTTALWVNEGRLSPGMAKRATLPAQAAATSFAKLLGTYGITVAPTVKAATAQAKGAPLALVKSPTLGQIVEYINQHSDNDGAEVLLRQVGIATGNGGSYVGGVKGVRATLTKLGLDVSKARIYDGSGLTRANKVPLDLLAGAVRVAISKDHPELRHLLTGLPIAGFNGSLRERFTTPGTATGTGLVHAKTGTLTGVHSLAGYARDRSGTLLVFAVASDSVPVPKTLDARAALDRTTAALANCGC is encoded by the coding sequence GTGGCACGACCTGCCCGTGCGGCATTCGTCACGCTGCTCACCACGGCCCTGTGCGCCAGCATGGGCGCCGGCCTGGTGAGCACAGCAGGCGCCGTACCCGGATCAGTGCAGACCACCCAGCAGGCGCCGCCCGTTCTGGCGCCGGCGACCACCGAAGGCGTCGCGCCGACGGCGGCCGGTGTCGGCAAGGCGCTCGCCGCCGTTCTCAAGGACCCGTCACTCGGCACGCACCACGGGGTCTACGTGTACGACGCCTCGCGCGGCAAGCCGGTGTTCTCGGTCGGCACGGCCACGCCGTACACCCCCGCCTCGACGCTGAAGCTCCTGACCACGGTGTCGGCGCTGGCGACGCTCGGGCCGGATCACACGTTCGCCACCAAGGTCGTGAGCGCGGGCAAGGGCTCGATCGTTCTGGTCGGTGGCGGCGACCCGCTGCTCGCGGTGAGGCAGGCTCCTGACTACCCGGCGCGGGCCACCCTCCAGACGCTCGCGGCGAGTACTGCGAAGGCGTTGAAGGCGCAGGGCACCACTCGGGTCACCCTCGGGTACGACGCCTCGCTGTTCACCGGTCCGGCGGCCAACGCGAACTGGGAAGCCAACTACATCCCGGAAGGGATCGCCGCGCCGACGACCGCACTGTGGGTGAACGAGGGGCGCCTGTCGCCAGGTATGGCGAAGCGGGCGACCTTACCGGCCCAGGCTGCGGCCACATCGTTCGCGAAGCTGCTGGGCACTTACGGGATCACGGTGGCGCCGACCGTCAAGGCGGCGACGGCTCAGGCCAAGGGGGCGCCGCTGGCGCTGGTGAAGTCGCCGACGCTCGGGCAGATCGTCGAGTACATCAACCAGCACAGCGACAACGACGGGGCCGAGGTGCTGCTGCGGCAGGTCGGCATCGCGACCGGCAACGGCGGTTCGTACGTCGGTGGCGTGAAGGGTGTGCGTGCGACGCTCACCAAGCTCGGTCTGGACGTCAGCAAGGCCCGCATCTACGACGGCAGCGGTCTGACCCGGGCGAACAAGGTCCCGCTCGACCTGCTGGCCGGCGCGGTCCGGGTGGCGATCTCCAAGGACCACCCGGAGCTGCGGCACCTCCTGACCGGTCTCCCGATCGCGGGCTTCAACGGCAGCCTGAGGGAGCGGTTCACCACCCCTGGCACCGCCACAGGGACCGGACTGGTCCATGCGAAGACGGGGACGCTGACCGGTGTCCACAGCCTGGCTGGGTACGCCCGGGACCGCTCCGGCACGCTGCTGGTGTTCGCGGTCGCCAGCGACAGCGTCCCGGTCCCGAAGACCCTGGACGCCCGCGCAGCACTCGACCGGACCACCGCTGCATTGGCCAACTGCGGCTGCTGA
- a CDS encoding NlpC/P60 family protein yields the protein MRTPLRATSGGRVGSTGKTGRALLSGVLAICLAGTMVIQPLAAEAAKPKPPVIPSKAAVERAKQAAASKAGQVAAIERRLAAANARLEQLGIQSGIADEAYNGAVYRLQQAKAEAAAAAARATEAEKTLATQRAQIGRFAAASYQGGGDVAKIAPLFTANGPQDLLDSAGAARSVSAAMQGSYLRFSATQVMTNLFKVQADQAVVKVKKATDEAAAAKKAAEDAEAAQSAAVTAIGVQRTQSIAQLAVLQNISVKVAAQRQAGLEELARQRAAALAAKKAAELKRRIAAREAAERRAEAAERAREAAEQAREEKEEQKQNHGKKPPKHHKPKPGNDGNDGNGGNGGNGGGHSSGGSARDAINFALRQLGDMYLWGATGPSRWDCSGLTQGAWERAGVQLPHYSVAQYEQIQHIDEDELRPGDLIFWATNPSDPGTIHHVAMYLGNGQMIHAPRTGKPVQIDSVYYWIPPNFFGRP from the coding sequence ATGCGGACGCCCCTCAGGGCCACGTCCGGCGGGCGGGTCGGGAGCACTGGGAAGACCGGTAGGGCACTGCTCTCCGGGGTGCTCGCGATCTGTCTGGCCGGCACGATGGTCATCCAGCCCCTTGCGGCCGAGGCTGCCAAGCCGAAGCCGCCGGTGATCCCGTCCAAGGCCGCGGTCGAACGGGCCAAGCAGGCCGCCGCCTCCAAGGCTGGTCAGGTCGCAGCCATCGAGCGCCGGCTGGCCGCGGCGAACGCGCGGCTCGAGCAGCTCGGCATCCAGTCCGGCATCGCCGACGAGGCGTACAACGGCGCCGTCTACCGACTGCAGCAGGCCAAGGCAGAGGCAGCTGCCGCCGCGGCCCGGGCAACGGAGGCGGAGAAGACGCTCGCCACCCAGCGGGCGCAGATCGGTCGCTTCGCCGCCGCGTCGTACCAGGGTGGTGGCGACGTGGCGAAGATCGCGCCGCTGTTCACCGCGAACGGTCCGCAGGATCTGCTCGACTCTGCAGGCGCGGCGCGCTCGGTGTCCGCCGCGATGCAGGGTTCGTACCTGCGGTTCTCCGCGACGCAGGTGATGACCAACCTGTTCAAGGTGCAGGCCGACCAGGCGGTCGTGAAGGTGAAGAAGGCGACCGACGAAGCGGCCGCCGCGAAGAAGGCTGCCGAGGACGCGGAGGCCGCCCAGTCCGCGGCCGTGACCGCGATCGGGGTGCAGCGCACCCAGTCGATCGCGCAGCTCGCCGTACTGCAGAACATCTCGGTGAAGGTAGCCGCCCAGCGGCAGGCGGGGCTCGAGGAGCTTGCGCGACAGCGAGCCGCCGCCCTCGCCGCGAAGAAGGCCGCCGAGCTGAAGCGCCGGATCGCCGCCCGGGAGGCCGCGGAGCGCCGGGCGGAGGCCGCCGAGCGGGCCCGCGAAGCAGCTGAGCAGGCCCGCGAGGAGAAGGAAGAGCAGAAGCAGAACCACGGCAAGAAGCCGCCGAAGCACCACAAGCCGAAGCCGGGCAACGACGGCAACGACGGCAATGGCGGCAATGGCGGCAACGGCGGCGGGCACAGCTCGGGTGGTAGTGCCCGGGACGCGATCAACTTCGCGTTGAGGCAGCTCGGCGACATGTACCTGTGGGGTGCGACCGGACCGTCGCGCTGGGACTGCTCCGGGCTGACCCAGGGCGCCTGGGAGCGGGCCGGTGTCCAGCTCCCGCACTACAGCGTCGCGCAGTACGAGCAGATCCAGCACATCGACGAGGACGAGCTGCGGCCGGGCGACCTGATCTTCTGGGCCACCAACCCGAGCGACCCGGGGACCATCCACCACGTCGCCATGTACCTCGGCAACGGGCAGATGATCCACGCGCCGCGGACCGGGAAGCCGGTGCAGATCGACAGCGTGTACTACTGGATCCCACCGAACTTCTTCGGCCGTCCCTGA
- the tilS gene encoding tRNA lysidine(34) synthetase TilS, translated as MEQLVESRRGKLHPAIARAREAVRATLAELPQGTTVLVACSGGTDSLALAAATAFEAPKLGLRAGAIIVDHGLQPDSAHVAATAAEQCKTLGLDPVQVRAVEVGSDGGPEAAARAARYDALRDAADELAADVVLLAHTRDDQAETVLLGLGRGSGARSLAGMAPAVGLLRRPFLEVPRATTAAACIASGLRPWHDPHNDDPQYTRVRVRHEVLPVLEEALGPGVVEALARTAGLLRADADALDLLAADAAESALSRAEGEVRAEVGVLTDQPTAIRTRVLRQAALEAGCRATDLTAGHVAAVDALVTDWRGQRWIDLPQGVRAIRKGGFIILGPDVTG; from the coding sequence GTGGAGCAATTGGTCGAGAGCAGACGAGGAAAGCTCCATCCGGCCATCGCTCGCGCCCGGGAGGCAGTGCGGGCGACGCTCGCCGAGCTGCCGCAGGGGACCACTGTGCTGGTCGCCTGCTCCGGCGGCACGGATTCCCTCGCTCTTGCGGCCGCGACGGCCTTCGAGGCGCCCAAGCTCGGTCTGCGCGCCGGAGCGATCATCGTCGACCACGGTCTGCAGCCGGACTCCGCGCACGTTGCGGCGACCGCTGCCGAACAGTGCAAGACGCTCGGGCTCGACCCGGTCCAGGTGCGTGCGGTGGAGGTCGGCAGCGACGGCGGTCCGGAGGCCGCGGCCCGCGCTGCGCGGTACGACGCTCTGCGGGACGCGGCGGACGAGCTGGCGGCGGACGTCGTACTGCTGGCTCACACTCGTGACGATCAAGCCGAGACCGTCCTGCTCGGGCTGGGGCGCGGGTCAGGCGCTCGGTCGCTGGCTGGGATGGCTCCGGCGGTCGGCCTGCTCAGGAGGCCGTTTCTAGAGGTGCCGCGCGCTACTACGGCCGCGGCGTGCATCGCATCGGGGCTTCGGCCGTGGCACGACCCGCACAACGACGATCCGCAGTACACGCGGGTTCGCGTGCGACATGAGGTGCTGCCGGTGCTGGAGGAGGCGCTAGGGCCTGGTGTGGTCGAGGCGCTGGCCCGTACGGCGGGACTGCTCCGGGCAGACGCCGATGCGCTCGACCTGCTCGCTGCGGACGCGGCCGAGTCCGCACTGAGCCGTGCCGAGGGCGAGGTACGCGCGGAAGTCGGCGTACTGACTGACCAGCCGACGGCGATCCGCACGCGGGTACTGCGGCAGGCCGCGCTGGAAGCCGGTTGCCGGGCCACTGACCTGACCGCCGGACACGTCGCCGCTGTCGACGCGCTGGTGACCGACTGGCGCGGTCAGCGGTGGATCGACCTGCCACAGGGCGTCCGCGCGATCCGCAAGGGCGGATTCATCATCCTCGGGCCGGATGTGACAGGCTGA
- a CDS encoding MarR family winged helix-turn-helix transcriptional regulator produces the protein MKKGPTHRLADRVLWTLGRSNQQAQRLVRQHMTEAGVRTQHYHVLASLADDGEAAQATLANRIGFDRSDLVTLLDELEELELLVRRVDPADRRRKIVAITPAGEKQLDAMDQLIYAAEADLLEPLTAAERKTLLALLRRLSGD, from the coding sequence GTGAAGAAGGGGCCGACGCATCGACTGGCCGACCGGGTGCTGTGGACGCTGGGGCGGTCGAACCAGCAGGCCCAGCGGCTGGTCCGCCAGCACATGACGGAGGCCGGCGTCCGCACGCAGCACTACCACGTGCTCGCGAGCCTCGCCGACGACGGCGAGGCCGCTCAGGCGACCCTTGCCAACCGCATCGGCTTCGACCGCAGTGATCTGGTGACGCTCCTCGACGAGCTCGAGGAGCTGGAGTTGCTGGTCCGGCGGGTCGACCCGGCCGACCGGCGCCGCAAGATCGTGGCGATCACTCCCGCCGGCGAGAAGCAGCTGGACGCGATGGACCAACTCATCTACGCCGCCGAGGCGGACCTGCTGGAGCCCTTGACGGCGGCGGAGCGCAAGACCCTGCTCGCGCTGCTCCGCCGCCTCTCAGGTGATTAG
- a CDS encoding inorganic diphosphatase, giving the protein MEFDVFIEIPKGTRNKYELDHKTGRLRLDRTLFTATQYPSDYGFIEDTLGQDGDPLDALVLLTEPTFPGCLIKARAIGMFRMTDEKGPDDKVLCVPAGDPRQEHLRDIHHVPEFDRLEIQHFFEVYKDLEPGKSVEGATWVGRSDAEAEITASFERLKTEGH; this is encoded by the coding sequence ATGGAGTTCGACGTCTTCATCGAGATCCCCAAGGGCACCCGCAACAAGTACGAGCTGGACCACAAGACCGGTCGGCTCCGACTGGACCGGACGCTGTTCACGGCCACCCAGTATCCGTCCGACTACGGGTTCATCGAAGACACCCTCGGTCAGGACGGCGACCCGCTGGACGCGCTCGTGCTGCTGACCGAGCCGACCTTCCCCGGTTGCCTGATCAAGGCCCGGGCGATCGGCATGTTCCGGATGACCGACGAGAAGGGCCCGGACGACAAGGTGCTCTGCGTCCCGGCCGGGGACCCGCGCCAGGAGCACCTGCGCGACATCCACCACGTGCCGGAGTTCGACCGGCTCGAGATCCAGCACTTCTTCGAGGTCTACAAGGACCTCGAGCCCGGCAAGTCCGTCGAGGGCGCCACCTGGGTCGGCCGCTCCGACGCCGAGGCCGAGATCACCGCCTCCTTCGAGCGCCTCAAGACCGAAGGGCACTAA
- a CDS encoding zinc-binding alcohol dehydrogenase family protein, whose translation MRAVRFHRHGGPEVLQLDEIDVPEPGAGQVLIQAEAIGANAIDAVLRRGGSPWDRPLPGTLTGDVVGRIVELGPDTPPGVAVGQRVSALTVDAFADYAVADATFLATIPDDADAGEASMMSLTAPLALRVLEAGHIPAGGTVLIQSAAGTIGHLATQLARFYDPSKIIGTASSAKKLDFIRDLGAEPVDLGDPDWPAKVRALAPDGLDTVLDAVGGSVFDQGLELVKPLGRMVSYGAITTEVPTVPALGLQLRILTGVSLYGWQQARPDEARADIAEVVRRWQSGDLRPVVHATHPLTDVARIHETLDARENLGRLIAVP comes from the coding sequence ATGCGCGCAGTGCGCTTCCACCGCCACGGCGGCCCCGAAGTCCTTCAGCTCGACGAGATCGACGTACCCGAGCCCGGCGCCGGCCAGGTCCTGATCCAGGCCGAGGCGATCGGCGCGAACGCGATCGACGCCGTACTCCGCCGCGGCGGCTCGCCCTGGGACCGCCCTCTCCCCGGCACCCTCACCGGCGATGTCGTCGGCCGGATCGTTGAGCTCGGCCCGGACACCCCGCCCGGCGTGGCCGTCGGCCAACGCGTCTCCGCGCTCACCGTCGACGCCTTCGCCGACTACGCCGTTGCCGACGCCACGTTCCTCGCCACGATTCCCGACGACGCCGACGCGGGCGAAGCCTCGATGATGTCGCTGACCGCCCCGCTCGCCCTCCGCGTCCTCGAAGCAGGTCACATCCCGGCCGGCGGCACGGTGCTGATCCAGTCCGCCGCCGGCACGATCGGCCACCTCGCCACCCAGCTCGCCCGCTTCTACGACCCCAGCAAGATCATCGGTACGGCGTCCTCCGCGAAGAAACTCGACTTCATCCGCGACCTCGGCGCCGAACCCGTCGACCTCGGCGACCCCGACTGGCCGGCCAAGGTCCGCGCCCTCGCCCCGGACGGCCTCGACACCGTCCTCGACGCGGTCGGCGGCAGCGTCTTCGACCAGGGCCTCGAGCTCGTGAAGCCGCTCGGCAGGATGGTCTCGTACGGCGCCATCACCACCGAGGTGCCAACCGTCCCGGCGCTCGGCCTCCAGCTCCGGATCCTCACCGGTGTCTCCCTGTACGGCTGGCAGCAGGCCCGCCCCGACGAGGCCCGGGCCGACATCGCCGAGGTCGTCCGCCGCTGGCAGTCCGGTGACCTCCGCCCGGTCGTCCACGCCACACATCCGCTCACCGACGTGGCCCGGATCCACGAAACCCTCGACGCCCGCGAAAACCTCGGCCGGCTGATCGCCGTCCCGTGA
- a CDS encoding LysR family transcriptional regulator, translating into MELRQMRYFVSVAEELHFGKAAERLYISTPTLSQQIKQLEREVGTTLLIRHSRGVELTPAGRVFLARARETIQAAGLALKDTRRAAGLDEPVLRLGLLNGIPGRLPAALEQLATERFPNSTVTLEAGTTTDQLRMLTAGEIDLGLVRTPLTLPPAITSEQLAAEELGVLLTATHPLAARLELTLDDLAGLELIWIPRVAAPEFYDDALGRLGPGVRISEISMSHSQLRSALLVRRSAISLGSPRAATADIVWRPIAGRPLIARYAAVWRTDSRNPVLQAMLVSPGLTVVSQEVVVD; encoded by the coding sequence GTGGAGCTTCGGCAGATGCGGTACTTCGTCAGCGTTGCCGAGGAGCTCCATTTCGGTAAGGCGGCGGAGCGCCTCTACATCTCCACCCCGACCCTGAGCCAGCAGATCAAACAGCTGGAACGCGAGGTCGGTACGACGCTGCTGATCCGGCACAGCCGCGGCGTCGAGCTGACCCCGGCCGGCCGGGTGTTCCTGGCCCGCGCCCGCGAAACCATCCAGGCGGCCGGCCTGGCGCTGAAGGACACGCGCCGGGCCGCCGGCCTGGACGAGCCGGTCCTGCGGCTCGGCCTGCTGAACGGCATCCCCGGCCGGCTCCCCGCCGCCCTCGAGCAGCTCGCCACCGAACGCTTCCCGAACAGCACCGTCACCCTCGAAGCCGGCACCACCACCGACCAGCTCCGGATGCTCACCGCCGGCGAGATCGACCTCGGCCTGGTCCGCACGCCGTTGACGTTGCCCCCAGCAATCACTTCCGAACAGCTCGCCGCCGAGGAGCTCGGAGTACTGCTGACCGCGACCCACCCGCTCGCCGCGCGGCTCGAGCTGACTCTCGACGACCTGGCCGGCCTCGAGCTGATCTGGATCCCGCGGGTCGCGGCGCCGGAGTTCTACGACGATGCGCTCGGCCGGCTCGGCCCCGGCGTACGGATCAGTGAGATCAGCATGAGCCACTCGCAACTGCGCTCCGCGCTGCTCGTCCGCCGGTCCGCGATCAGCCTCGGCTCTCCCCGCGCCGCAACCGCGGACATCGTCTGGCGACCGATCGCCGGCCGCCCGCTGATCGCCCGGTACGCCGCCGTCTGGCGCACCGATTCGCGCAACCCAGTGCTCCAGGCAATGCTCGTTAGCCCCGGCCTAACGGTCGTTAGTCAAGAAGTCGTGGTCGACTGA